In Desulfosalsimonas propionicica, the following are encoded in one genomic region:
- the mdh gene encoding malate dehydrogenase has translation MDKKVTVVGAGNVGATAAQRLAEKQLCDVVLVDIAEGLPQGKALDLAEAAPIEKHDACLTGTNDYGETAGSDIVIITAGIPRKPGMSRDDLLKTNSDIMKSVVKNIAEKSPDAILIIVSNPLDAMCHVAFEASGFDKKRVIGMAGVLDSARFRCFIARELNVSVENTHAFVLGGHGDTMVPLPRFSTVAGIPITELMSKDRIDALVDRTRTGGAEIVSLLKTGSAFYAPASAAVEMAESILKDKKKILPCAVYLEGEYNINGLFIGVPVKLGSTGIEEVIEIELKDDEAADLQKSADAVRSLVDAMAAL, from the coding sequence ATGGACAAAAAAGTGACCGTTGTGGGTGCCGGCAATGTCGGGGCCACTGCTGCCCAGCGACTGGCGGAAAAACAATTGTGTGACGTGGTGCTGGTGGATATTGCCGAAGGCCTGCCTCAGGGAAAGGCTTTGGATCTGGCCGAGGCCGCTCCCATTGAAAAACATGATGCCTGCCTTACGGGAACCAATGACTACGGGGAAACCGCAGGCTCTGATATTGTCATCATAACCGCCGGCATCCCCAGAAAACCGGGTATGAGCCGTGATGACCTTTTAAAGACCAATTCCGACATCATGAAAAGCGTTGTTAAAAACATTGCGGAAAAATCGCCTGACGCCATTCTCATCATCGTGAGCAATCCTTTGGACGCCATGTGTCATGTGGCCTTCGAGGCTTCCGGTTTTGACAAAAAACGGGTCATCGGTATGGCCGGGGTGCTGGATTCCGCCCGGTTCCGCTGCTTTATCGCCCGGGAGCTCAATGTTTCAGTTGAAAATACCCACGCTTTCGTACTCGGCGGCCACGGCGACACCATGGTCCCCCTGCCCCGGTTTTCCACCGTGGCCGGCATTCCCATCACAGAGCTGATGTCAAAGGACCGAATTGACGCCCTGGTGGACCGCACCCGCACCGGCGGGGCGGAAATTGTCTCATTGCTCAAAACCGGAAGCGCCTTTTATGCCCCTGCTTCAGCAGCAGTGGAAATGGCCGAGTCCATTTTAAAAGACAAGAAAAAAATTCTTCCCTGCGCGGTTTACCTGGAAGGTGAATACAACATCAACGGCCTGTTTATCGGGGTGCCGGTAAAACTGGGCAGCACCGGCATCGAGGAAGTGATTGAAATCGAACTAAAAGACGACGAGGCCGCAGATCTGCAGAAATCCGCAGATGCTGTGCGCTCCCTGGTCGATGCCATGGCCGCACTTTAA
- a CDS encoding DUF4388 domain-containing protein, with product MAIQGSLDTFDLSNLLQMIKYERKSGRLTISSESNQVQILMQEGDIVFATESRKSNRIGQLLVNNGLISAQTLEAALTASREKNQGIGKTLVEQGKITVAELNGFLLQQAENSLYNVFLWQTGQFVYKDESIDLKRIVGSAFNTMNILLEASRRIDELAALKKQIPDDQSVLKPCDHEQTSQNLEFNTDESMLLSMINGQSTVRQVIDETGWDDFTGYRVIHSLVSAGAIEILQSLPMNESAARAVEQLRGVDARQFRQTLDSLALPRSSILRLALTRLFRDAADPDILMESVGNEARKMNDPSEKAQLESLLEQSRTSFMKTLLNLLWQEACNNCRQ from the coding sequence ATGGCCATCCAGGGAAGCCTTGATACATTTGATCTTTCAAACCTTCTTCAGATGATCAAGTATGAAAGAAAAAGCGGAAGGCTGACCATCAGCTCTGAGAGCAACCAAGTACAGATCCTGATGCAGGAAGGCGATATCGTATTTGCCACGGAATCTCGCAAAAGCAACCGGATCGGGCAATTGCTGGTCAACAACGGCCTGATCAGTGCCCAAACCCTGGAAGCCGCCCTGACGGCAAGCCGGGAAAAAAACCAGGGTATCGGAAAAACCCTTGTGGAACAGGGCAAAATCACAGTAGCGGAACTAAACGGCTTTTTGCTCCAACAGGCGGAAAATTCTCTTTATAACGTATTTTTGTGGCAAACCGGGCAGTTCGTGTACAAAGATGAATCCATAGACCTGAAACGGATTGTGGGCAGTGCATTTAACACCATGAACATCCTGTTGGAAGCCTCCCGCAGGATTGATGAACTGGCAGCGCTGAAAAAACAAATCCCGGATGACCAGTCCGTGCTCAAGCCCTGCGATCATGAACAAACAAGCCAAAACCTCGAATTCAATACGGATGAGTCAATGCTTTTGTCCATGATCAACGGCCAATCCACAGTGCGTCAGGTTATTGACGAAACCGGATGGGATGATTTTACCGGCTACCGGGTCATCCATTCCCTGGTCTCGGCCGGGGCAATCGAAATCCTGCAGTCCCTGCCGATGAATGAATCTGCAGCCCGGGCCGTGGAACAGCTCCGGGGGGTGGACGCCCGGCAGTTCAGACAAACCCTGGATTCCCTGGCGCTTCCGCGCAGCAGCATTCTGCGCCTGGCCCTGACCCGGCTGTTCCGGGATGCCGCAGACCCTGATATTTTAATGGAATCGGTGGGCAATGAAGCCCGAAAAATGAATGACCCGTCAGAAAAAGCCCAATTGGAAAGTCTCCTGGAACAAAGCCGCACATCCTTTATGAAAACCCTGCTGAATCTGCTTTGGCAGGAAGCCTGCAATAACTGCAGGCAGTAG
- a CDS encoding PilZ domain-containing protein — protein MTKNEQRQQQRYESIQLLSYVCIDEEGKEWKQGMGRTLNINDIGLKLETHEPIETQYIVLLAVGLEDEVVDVKGRVIYCNRNEMARFESGVEFYDLDPGSREIITRFVREFNKQYS, from the coding sequence ATGACAAAAAACGAACAAAGACAACAGCAGCGGTATGAATCCATTCAGCTTCTTTCATACGTCTGTATCGACGAAGAAGGAAAAGAATGGAAGCAGGGTATGGGGCGCACTTTGAACATCAATGATATCGGCCTGAAGCTTGAAACCCACGAGCCCATTGAAACTCAGTACATTGTTCTGCTGGCTGTCGGCCTCGAAGATGAAGTTGTTGACGTCAAGGGAAGGGTGATTTACTGCAACCGCAATGAGATGGCAAGGTTTGAGTCCGGTGTGGAATTCTACGACCTGGATCCGGGCAGCCGGGAGATTATTACGCGCTTTGTCCGGGAATTTAACAAACAATACAGTTAA
- a CDS encoding HD domain-containing phosphohydrolase: MEDPTQIRQPNPSLYNSRIIKAYLHLVRKKYPDVQFSEVMAHAGMTPYEVEDQGHWFTQEQVDRFHGELVRKTGNIQVAREAGLYAAFPESIGAIGHYFYTLANPRRFFAMIEQAFGNLSRSVDYKVRQITPGKVEITVTPKPGVRENLHHCENRKGFFEAMFNIFDNRVTNIEHPECMARGDSVCRYIITCKRSAFDYFRIARTYIFGIFAMACILSFFLLSGTAALTLFSGFAVLMAATGVVSHRLARKNLAAAMRNLQNSSEQLVDQIEINYNNTQVTREIGQVVNRYTSLETALDSIARILETRLDYDRGMIMLCNAGKNRLKFAAGFGYGQSQSRFLKNIEFQLDNPNSRGVFVLSFHEQKPFLINDLNDIEGTLSDRSLEFAKQMGALSFICCPIICDNESLGVVAVDNMRSKRKLLNSDMSLLMGVSHMIGISIRHTQHIEARENQLKSVLKVMISSIDARDPVTKGHSEFVAEYASGICHEMGIDKDYQEAVRVAALLHDYGKIGIPDSLLKKRDRLTPAEYEQIKSHAGKTYEILKQMNFEGNLEPVPEIAGAHHEKINGTGYPLGLTEKEIPLGAKIIAVADYFEALTANRYYHRPIPPEQAMRQLEEFAGTLFDTRVVEAFIRYYENNNPGYQQHEFRRDRNIHVVSSRN; the protein is encoded by the coding sequence ATGGAAGATCCAACGCAGATCCGGCAGCCAAATCCTTCGTTATATAACAGTCGTATTATCAAGGCCTATCTTCACCTTGTCAGGAAAAAATATCCTGACGTCCAGTTTTCTGAGGTCATGGCCCATGCCGGTATGACACCTTATGAAGTAGAAGATCAGGGCCACTGGTTTACCCAGGAGCAGGTGGACCGGTTCCACGGGGAACTGGTCCGGAAAACCGGCAATATCCAAGTGGCCCGGGAGGCCGGACTCTACGCCGCCTTTCCCGAATCCATCGGCGCCATTGGCCACTATTTTTACACCCTTGCCAACCCGCGCCGGTTTTTTGCAATGATTGAACAGGCTTTTGGCAACCTATCCCGATCTGTCGACTACAAGGTCCGGCAGATCACCCCCGGCAAAGTGGAAATCACAGTCACCCCGAAACCCGGCGTTCGTGAAAACCTGCATCATTGCGAAAATCGCAAAGGTTTTTTTGAAGCCATGTTCAATATCTTTGACAATCGCGTCACGAATATCGAACATCCGGAATGCATGGCGCGGGGTGACAGTGTCTGCCGATACATCATCACCTGCAAGCGTTCTGCATTTGACTATTTTCGGATTGCGCGCACCTACATTTTCGGCATCTTTGCCATGGCCTGCATCTTGTCTTTTTTCCTGCTTTCGGGCACTGCCGCCTTGACCCTTTTTTCCGGTTTTGCGGTACTTATGGCGGCCACAGGCGTTGTCAGCCATCGGCTGGCCAGAAAAAACCTGGCTGCGGCAATGCGCAACCTTCAGAACTCAAGCGAACAGCTCGTGGACCAGATTGAAATCAATTACAACAACACCCAGGTGACCCGGGAAATCGGGCAGGTGGTGAATCGTTATACCAGCCTGGAAACCGCCCTTGACTCCATTGCCCGGATTCTTGAAACCCGTCTGGATTATGACCGGGGAATGATTATGCTTTGCAATGCGGGAAAAAACCGTCTCAAATTCGCAGCCGGATTCGGTTACGGGCAAAGCCAGTCCAGGTTTTTGAAAAATATTGAATTCCAACTGGACAATCCCAATTCCAGGGGGGTGTTTGTGTTGTCTTTCCACGAGCAGAAGCCTTTTCTGATCAATGACCTCAATGACATTGAAGGCACGCTTTCTGATCGCAGCCTGGAATTTGCAAAACAGATGGGCGCCTTATCCTTTATCTGCTGTCCCATTATATGTGATAATGAAAGTTTGGGGGTTGTTGCCGTGGACAATATGCGTTCCAAGCGAAAGCTTTTAAACAGCGATATGAGCTTGCTGATGGGCGTATCTCACATGATCGGCATCAGCATTCGACATACCCAGCATATAGAGGCAAGGGAAAATCAGCTCAAGTCAGTACTCAAGGTGATGATCTCCAGCATTGATGCCAGGGATCCGGTGACCAAGGGACACTCTGAATTTGTGGCCGAATACGCCTCGGGCATTTGCCATGAAATGGGCATTGATAAGGATTATCAGGAGGCTGTCCGGGTAGCGGCACTGTTGCATGATTACGGAAAGATCGGTATTCCGGATTCCCTGTTAAAGAAAAGGGACCGATTAACACCTGCGGAGTATGAGCAGATCAAATCCCACGCGGGAAAAACCTATGAAATTTTAAAGCAAATGAATTTTGAGGGAAATCTTGAACCTGTACCGGAAATCGCCGGCGCCCATCATGAAAAAATTAACGGCACCGGTTACCCCTTAGGGCTGACAGAGAAAGAAATTCCATTGGGCGCAAAGATCATTGCAGTGGCAGACTATTTTGAAGCCCTGACAGCCAACCGGTACTATCACCGGCCCATCCCCCCTGAACAGGCCATGCGCCAGTTGGAAGAATTCGCAGGTACCCTGTTTGACACCAGGGTGGTGGAAGCCTTTATCCGATACTATGAAAACAACAACCCCGGCTATCAACAACACGAGTTCCGGAGGGACCGGAATATTCATGTTGTGTCTTCCCGGAACTGA
- a CDS encoding ParB/RepB/Spo0J family partition protein, with translation MQVEARLIFLDKIDTGDNRYQISDPDPPEDLSDSIGEAGLISLPWVQQREADKAFRVVAGFRRITVCRKLGWPQLTCRVLPADAPKLSGWKIAIADNAVTRSLNLLEQARAAAGLMDVCDGDTKRAAQMAGPLGLRINPELIGKLTRLLALPRAVQQAVAQNRMSLNIALNLEMMDESSAVAFAGLCQNLKPTVNHQQEIFTGLYELACLQDKSPADVLACSDFSEILHASRTDRRRQLQALRRTLYNLRFPNLSRSEAAFEQKKKNLGLPENMNISAPPGFESNVYTLTVRFSQSRQLCDYAEKLAVICRKPELEDLLDRSLNENS, from the coding sequence ATGCAAGTTGAAGCCCGCCTGATTTTTTTAGATAAAATCGACACCGGGGACAATCGGTACCAGATTTCTGATCCCGATCCGCCGGAGGATCTTTCCGACTCCATTGGTGAGGCAGGGCTGATATCCCTGCCTTGGGTCCAGCAGCGGGAGGCTGACAAAGCCTTCCGGGTCGTGGCCGGTTTCAGGCGTATAACCGTATGCCGCAAGCTCGGATGGCCGCAGTTGACATGCCGTGTGCTGCCGGCGGACGCCCCAAAACTTTCCGGCTGGAAAATCGCCATTGCAGACAATGCCGTGACCCGTTCCCTGAACCTGCTGGAGCAGGCCCGGGCCGCGGCGGGGCTGATGGATGTCTGCGATGGTGATACCAAACGGGCCGCGCAAATGGCCGGCCCACTGGGCCTGCGGATCAATCCGGAGCTGATTGGGAAACTGACCCGTTTGCTGGCCTTGCCCCGGGCTGTGCAGCAGGCTGTGGCCCAAAACCGGATGTCGCTGAATATCGCTCTGAACCTGGAGATGATGGATGAATCATCAGCAGTTGCCTTTGCCGGGCTTTGTCAAAACCTCAAACCCACGGTCAACCACCAGCAGGAAATTTTTACCGGCCTGTATGAACTGGCCTGCCTTCAGGACAAATCCCCGGCCGATGTTTTGGCCTGTTCGGATTTTTCAGAAATTTTGCATGCAAGCCGCACAGACCGGCGCCGTCAGCTCCAGGCCCTGCGCAGGACCCTTTACAATCTGCGTTTTCCGAATTTAAGCCGGTCCGAGGCCGCCTTTGAGCAGAAAAAGAAAAATCTGGGACTTCCGGAAAACATGAATATCAGTGCGCCTCCAGGTTTTGAAAGCAATGTTTATACGCTGACCGTACGTTTTTCCCAATCCCGGCAATTGTGTGACTACGCTGAAAAACTGGCTGTCATCTGCCGCAAGCCCGAGCTGGAAGACCTGCTGGATCGAAGTTTGAATGAAAATTCGTAA
- a CDS encoding phosphoribosylaminoimidazolesuccinocarboxamide synthase, translating into MAQTVFETKFDDLSVFKRGKVRDVYDLEDRLLMVATDRISAFDVIMKDPVPGKGKILTRISLFWFDIISSIIDNHVIASDVDQYPQICRQYRDELEGRSMLVKKTRPLPVECVVRGYISGSGWKSYQKTGEVCGIRLPDGLRESDRLPEPIFTPSTKAELGEHDINISYDHMVDLIGTQKAQQVRDLSLEIYQKGAEIAEKSGIIIADTKFEFGENENGLILIDEVLTPDSSRFWPKATYQPGGPQASFDKQYLRDYLNSVDWDKTPPPPHLPAEVIENTKSKYLEALQALVGQTDAS; encoded by the coding sequence ATGGCACAAACGGTTTTTGAAACAAAATTTGACGATCTGTCGGTTTTCAAGCGCGGCAAAGTGCGCGATGTATACGATCTCGAGGACCGCCTGCTGATGGTTGCCACGGATCGGATTTCGGCTTTTGATGTGATCATGAAAGATCCTGTTCCCGGAAAGGGCAAGATTTTGACCCGGATCTCCCTGTTCTGGTTTGACATTATCAGCTCCATTATTGACAATCACGTAATTGCCAGTGACGTGGACCAGTACCCGCAAATCTGCCGGCAGTATCGCGATGAACTCGAAGGCCGCAGCATGCTGGTCAAAAAGACCCGGCCCCTGCCTGTGGAATGCGTTGTGCGTGGCTATATCTCAGGTTCTGGATGGAAATCCTACCAGAAAACCGGAGAGGTCTGCGGCATACGCCTTCCCGACGGACTCAGGGAATCCGACAGGCTGCCGGAACCCATTTTCACCCCCTCTACCAAGGCAGAGCTTGGCGAGCATGACATCAATATTTCCTATGACCACATGGTGGATCTGATCGGTACCCAAAAGGCGCAGCAGGTCCGGGATCTCAGCCTTGAGATTTATCAGAAGGGCGCTGAAATCGCGGAAAAAAGCGGCATTATCATTGCCGATACAAAGTTTGAATTTGGAGAGAATGAAAACGGACTGATTCTCATTGATGAAGTGCTCACCCCGGATTCATCCCGGTTCTGGCCCAAGGCCACTTACCAGCCCGGCGGACCCCAGGCAAGCTTTGACAAACAGTATCTTCGCGATTACTTAAACTCGGTTGACTGGGACAAGACCCCGCCGCCGCCCCATCTGCCCGCCGAAGTGATTGAAAATACCAAAAGCAAGTACCTGGAGGCGCTCCAGGCCCTGGTCGGCCAGACGGATGCAAGTTGA
- a CDS encoding SPL family radical SAM protein encodes MKIRKLYIERSAADYPVTRHICSRLEMPAQIIDNPESVYQEIARSPDPEKAGKSILLLARNRGAFLRDCPGTSYYTCCGYQILHIGTYCSMDCAYCILQAYFHPPVLQFFVNHAEMEASLQQHFAKGEIARIGTGEFTDSLIWESVYPLAPRLVELFSRQKACVLELKTKTTVVEPLLGLAHHKKTIMAWSLNTEAVIANQERGTAALGARLAAAEKCRKQGFPLAFHFDPMILYNGCYAEYENVIEQLFSRIDPAGIVWISLGSFRFMPELKPIVARRFAGSKIIYNEFIRAIDGKMRYFKPLRIQLYSRVIEAIKSRAPEVLVYFCMEDDEVWQKCLGHSPAEKGGLPMMLDQRAARKCELSGRFPAG; translated from the coding sequence ATGAAAATTCGTAAACTCTATATAGAACGAAGTGCAGCAGATTATCCGGTCACAAGGCATATCTGCAGCCGGCTGGAAATGCCCGCGCAAATCATTGACAATCCCGAGTCGGTTTATCAGGAAATTGCCCGCAGCCCGGATCCGGAAAAAGCCGGAAAATCTATTTTGCTGCTGGCCCGAAACCGGGGTGCCTTTCTCCGGGATTGTCCCGGGACCTCTTATTATACCTGCTGCGGTTATCAAATCCTGCATATCGGCACCTACTGCTCCATGGATTGCGCCTACTGCATTCTTCAGGCTTATTTTCATCCCCCGGTTCTTCAGTTTTTTGTCAACCACGCCGAAATGGAAGCAAGTCTGCAGCAGCATTTTGCCAAAGGTGAAATCGCCAGAATCGGCACAGGGGAGTTTACCGACAGCTTGATATGGGAATCGGTCTACCCCCTGGCCCCCCGCTTGGTGGAATTGTTTTCCCGCCAGAAAGCCTGCGTGCTGGAATTAAAGACAAAAACCACTGTCGTGGAGCCTCTTCTTGGTCTGGCGCATCATAAAAAGACCATCATGGCCTGGTCTCTGAACACCGAGGCGGTGATTGCAAACCAGGAGCGGGGTACGGCAGCGCTTGGCGCGCGTCTGGCTGCTGCGGAAAAGTGCCGGAAACAGGGTTTTCCGCTTGCCTTTCATTTTGATCCCATGATTTTATACAATGGATGTTATGCCGAATATGAAAATGTCATTGAGCAGTTGTTCTCCCGGATCGACCCGGCGGGCATCGTGTGGATCAGCCTGGGCTCCTTTCGTTTCATGCCGGAATTAAAGCCGATCGTGGCCCGGCGTTTTGCCGGGTCCAAAATTATTTACAACGAGTTTATCCGGGCCATAGACGGCAAGATGCGGTATTTCAAACCCTTGCGCATACAGCTCTACTCCCGTGTCATCGAAGCCATTAAATCCCGTGCCCCGGAGGTGCTTGTGTATTTCTGCATGGAAGATGACGAGGTCTGGCAGAAATGCCTCGGCCACTCACCGGCGGAAAAAGGGGGCCTGCCCATGATGCTGGATCAGAGGGCCGCCCGGAAATGCGAGCTGTCCGGACGGTTTCCCGCAGGTTGA
- a CDS encoding DUF4388 domain-containing protein → MESNVVLKGSLAFLGLAELLQQLGGGGSTGILKISSSWSGVPGYIYLKNGNPVDAEYGKITGLEALNGFFGWRKAHFEFMEEDVNRDPVIKKSRMELILDGLRLVDEGVIPIMGENDSDSHKSRSGPDQLPVLNGPVVDYVYVVDEEIFQDGDEIVIQNRFGNWFWVILEGTVEVVRITENGKAPILRMTEGAFIGSIVSFLRDGNVRSASIYAVGRVQLGVVDSELIAREYSSLSEMFQNILISMDKRMKQLTDVCTALVLKHSPPLSGKPGGKRFIDKKQNEHKIFFITRGQAFVYVKMKKKYIHLLTLGVGDLIGRIPFLNAAHEPYSAHVYVSDDIAVQPIEASVVEQEYEALSSTLKNMIQNMTNSISVTTGRIFDLIRSAGQSDDAD, encoded by the coding sequence ATGGAATCAAATGTGGTGTTAAAAGGAAGTCTGGCATTTCTCGGGCTGGCCGAACTGCTCCAGCAACTCGGCGGCGGCGGCAGTACCGGGATTTTGAAAATCTCCAGTTCCTGGAGCGGGGTGCCCGGTTATATTTATTTAAAAAACGGCAACCCCGTGGATGCCGAATACGGAAAAATAACAGGTCTGGAGGCCTTAAACGGCTTTTTTGGTTGGCGGAAAGCCCATTTTGAATTCATGGAAGAAGATGTCAATCGGGATCCGGTCATTAAAAAAAGCCGGATGGAACTCATACTCGATGGTCTTCGCCTGGTTGATGAAGGAGTGATTCCGATTATGGGAGAAAACGATTCGGATTCGCACAAAAGTCGGTCCGGTCCTGATCAGCTGCCGGTTCTCAATGGTCCGGTGGTGGATTATGTCTATGTTGTGGATGAAGAAATTTTTCAGGACGGAGATGAAATTGTCATCCAGAACCGCTTTGGCAACTGGTTCTGGGTGATTCTTGAGGGCACTGTGGAAGTGGTTCGGATAACCGAAAACGGTAAGGCGCCGATTCTGCGCATGACAGAAGGCGCATTTATCGGCAGTATTGTGTCCTTTCTTCGCGACGGCAATGTTCGCAGCGCCAGTATTTACGCTGTGGGCCGGGTGCAGCTCGGGGTGGTCGACTCAGAACTTATTGCCCGGGAGTATTCGAGTCTTTCTGAGATGTTTCAAAATATTTTGATTTCCATGGACAAGCGGATGAAGCAGCTCACTGATGTCTGTACGGCACTGGTGCTCAAGCACTCCCCCCCGCTATCCGGCAAACCCGGGGGCAAACGATTTATTGACAAAAAACAAAATGAGCACAAAATTTTTTTTATTACCCGGGGACAGGCTTTTGTTTATGTAAAAATGAAAAAAAAGTACATACACTTGCTCACTCTGGGCGTCGGTGACCTTATCGGCAGAATTCCGTTTTTAAACGCCGCCCATGAACCTTATTCCGCACATGTGTATGTGTCCGACGACATTGCGGTGCAGCCCATTGAAGCCAGCGTGGTCGAACAGGAATACGAGGCCTTATCCAGCACGCTGAAAAACATGATTCAGAATATGACCAATTCCATATCTGTCACCACGGGCCGGATTTTTGATCTGATCCGATCCGCCGGCCAATCCGACGATGCGGATTGA
- a CDS encoding tetratricopeptide repeat protein, whose protein sequence is MKTRNFRVFSLFFVFVCIQLIIFAPMTTAVGAKSDFRPDITIRLGHIEEALKTIEAFSEQNAKSQWSPRSLIEGTLKGTQWLDPDRAMVFGLVLSEKSIEQKPKMAVLVPFTEPNPEFAAAYGAVEKQGYYLISLPPGQGGNIGKKLESALVQNAQDPQNRLLTVDIAAARALAKAKPEIEDMIRKARQGIEQQQSTAMEGPEAFEADQAEAMIRSFLNFFEQVKTFSTGLDLNRRDTAFFSEVLAAADTELQDLIARAMEEDAQSLLGKMEFSDKLGMQFRSRPFDISATTAFTEKYFGEMYKTMGVDLQGAASVVAPFTGETAGAMAIEPAGLVIEAVSCIKADRDLSVNYLESEYIPWILKTGEGMTEMYKKQYPDKDIAPVFVKTEKTTVADIPVVGVKGNLPIVQDPGDDIRIFEMPLRMAVKDRCLLVTPDDGRMADLMAQVAKLKPAPASGPLMEMTMDWGALMRTMSAMAPEQIQSSHKEIPDTGTLNYTLDLSEGKVRSRYAMKTEDIKKFMAFVATLDPVPAGPEQDPAPAPSPETKQAEPNPEPDQSTSRSSSEKSRQPSQKQTKTGQERFSKDEPRYWTEKGGLYLAYGNIDAAVKHFEKAVALDPENAGAHCNLALAYAENRKFEKALDAMDHALSLEPENARYLHARGWIRVQTGQRQKGMADIEKAAEKGHPDAVRYLDRIAPRHTREDSQ, encoded by the coding sequence ATGAAAACACGCAATTTCCGTGTATTTTCACTCTTTTTTGTTTTTGTCTGCATTCAGCTTATTATTTTTGCCCCTATGACTACAGCCGTTGGTGCAAAATCGGATTTCAGGCCGGATATCACCATTCGGCTTGGCCACATTGAAGAAGCCTTAAAAACAATTGAGGCATTTTCAGAACAGAATGCCAAATCCCAGTGGTCTCCCAGGTCGCTGATTGAAGGGACCCTGAAAGGGACACAGTGGCTGGATCCGGATCGGGCAATGGTTTTTGGGTTGGTGCTTTCGGAAAAATCCATTGAACAAAAACCGAAAATGGCCGTACTGGTACCGTTTACAGAGCCCAACCCGGAGTTTGCCGCAGCCTATGGCGCCGTTGAGAAACAGGGCTATTACCTGATTTCCCTGCCTCCGGGCCAGGGGGGCAACATCGGTAAAAAATTGGAATCCGCACTTGTGCAAAACGCACAGGATCCCCAAAACCGGCTGCTTACTGTAGATATTGCCGCAGCCCGGGCACTGGCAAAGGCCAAACCCGAGATTGAAGATATGATCCGCAAGGCCCGGCAGGGTATTGAGCAGCAGCAATCCACAGCAATGGAGGGCCCGGAAGCCTTTGAAGCGGATCAGGCAGAAGCCATGATTCGGTCATTTCTGAATTTTTTTGAGCAGGTAAAGACATTTTCCACGGGCCTGGATCTCAATCGCAGGGATACGGCCTTTTTTTCCGAAGTGCTGGCCGCAGCCGACACGGAACTCCAAGATCTTATTGCCCGGGCCATGGAAGAAGACGCACAGTCGCTTCTGGGGAAAATGGAATTTTCCGACAAACTGGGTATGCAGTTTCGCAGCCGGCCCTTTGATATTTCCGCCACCACCGCATTTACGGAAAAATATTTCGGTGAGATGTACAAAACCATGGGCGTTGACCTGCAGGGAGCCGCCTCCGTGGTTGCGCCATTTACCGGTGAAACCGCCGGTGCCATGGCCATTGAGCCGGCCGGGTTGGTCATCGAAGCGGTCAGTTGTATCAAGGCGGACCGGGATCTGTCAGTGAACTACCTGGAATCTGAATACATCCCCTGGATTCTGAAAACCGGAGAGGGGATGACGGAAATGTATAAAAAACAGTATCCGGACAAGGACATTGCCCCGGTTTTTGTCAAAACGGAAAAAACCACCGTGGCCGATATCCCCGTGGTCGGGGTCAAAGGCAATCTGCCCATTGTTCAGGATCCAGGCGATGATATCAGAATTTTTGAAATGCCCCTCCGGATGGCGGTAAAGGACCGATGTTTGCTGGTCACCCCGGATGACGGGCGAATGGCTGACTTAATGGCACAGGTTGCAAAGCTTAAACCGGCTCCGGCCAGCGGGCCTCTCATGGAGATGACCATGGACTGGGGGGCGCTCATGCGCACCATGAGCGCCATGGCACCTGAACAAATCCAGTCTTCCCATAAGGAAATCCCGGATACGGGCACTCTGAATTACACCCTGGATCTCAGCGAGGGCAAGGTCAGGAGCCGTTACGCCATGAAAACCGAAGATATTAAAAAATTCATGGCTTTTGTTGCCACACTGGATCCTGTACCGGCCGGTCCTGAACAAGACCCGGCCCCTGCACCTTCTCCGGAAACAAAACAGGCCGAACCAAACCCGGAACCGGATCAAAGCACCTCCCGGTCCTCTTCGGAAAAATCCCGGCAGCCTTCCCAAAAGCAGACCAAAACCGGCCAGGAACGTTTCAGCAAGGATGAGCCTCGCTACTGGACGGAAAAAGGCGGCCTTTATCTGGCATACGGCAACATTGATGCAGCGGTTAAACACTTTGAAAAGGCCGTGGCCCTTGATCCTGAAAATGCCGGTGCCCACTGCAACCTGGCGCTTGCCTACGCAGAAAACCGGAAATTTGAAAAAGCCCTGGACGCCATGGATCATGCGCTTTCCCTGGAGCCGGAAAACGCTCGGTATCTGCATGCAAGAGGCTGGATACGGGTGCAAACCGGGCAGCGGCAAAAGGGAATGGCAGATATTGAAAAAGCTGCGGAAAAGGGCCATCCGGATGCAGTGCGGTACCTGGACCGGATTGCACCCCGGCATACCCGGGAAGACAGCCAATAA